One Hyphomicrobiales bacterium DNA segment encodes these proteins:
- a CDS encoding DUF2147 domain-containing protein, whose amino-acid sequence MIRGLIVAGALLAGVAMPAIAAEPIEGNWRTQAGSKAEIKRCGGSFCVTLKSGAHAGKRIGKMSGSGAKYSGEITDPKDDKTYSGSAKVSGDSLKMKGCVMAVFCKTQTWKRL is encoded by the coding sequence ATGATACGGGGTTTGATCGTGGCCGGCGCGTTGCTCGCCGGTGTTGCCATGCCGGCGATTGCGGCCGAGCCGATCGAGGGCAACTGGCGGACGCAGGCCGGCTCCAAAGCCGAAATCAAGCGCTGCGGCGGGTCGTTCTGCGTGACGCTGAAATCGGGCGCGCATGCCGGAAAGCGCATCGGAAAGATGTCGGGATCGGGTGCGAAGTATTCGGGTGAGATTACTGATCCGAAGGACGACAAGACTTACAGCGGGTCTGCCAAAGTGTCCGGCGATTCGCTGAAGATGAAGGGTTGCGTGATGGCGGTCTTCTGCAAGACGCAGACCTGGAAGCGCCTCTAG
- a CDS encoding transcriptional regulator — MAVVELEPMVGFEDRAEDAARMMKLLANEKRLMILCRLAEAGEASVGTLADSVGLSQSALSQHLAKMRQEGLVSYRRDAQTLFYRVDDADAGRILMLLKDIYCGAPGMPEAGNA, encoded by the coding sequence ATGGCGGTGGTTGAACTGGAACCGATGGTGGGATTTGAAGACCGGGCCGAAGACGCGGCCCGGATGATGAAATTGCTCGCCAATGAAAAGCGCCTGATGATCCTGTGTCGCCTGGCTGAAGCCGGCGAAGCAAGCGTCGGCACGCTGGCCGACTCGGTCGGCCTGTCGCAGTCCGCCCTCTCCCAGCACCTCGCCAAGATGCGCCAGGAAGGTCTCGTCTCGTACCGCCGCGACGCGCAGACCCTGTTCTATCGCGTCGACGATGCCGACGCCGGCCGCATCCTGATGTTGCTGAAGGACATCTATTGCGGCGCCCCGGGCATGCCGGAAGCCGGCAACGCCTGA
- a CDS encoding L-serine ammonia-lyase, which produces MFLSVFELFKIGVGPSSSHTVGPMVAAQRFLSSVSANCPGKTGRVQIRLHGSLAYTGEGHGTDRALILGLAGEKPDTVDPARMDDIVAAVKGDKTIDAGGVTLAFDPDQDIVFDYGPPLPGHANGMAFSLVGEDGASLYARVYYSVGGGFVVSGEELDGLGEDQSPVTHETSVPYPFASAREMLDMGARSGHSIADMKMANESARRPEEDIIDGLDRIWATMSGCIERGLARTGVLPGGLNVRRRAREIHAQLLGEAYANDRFAHTVMDWLGVYAMAVNEENAAGGQVVTAPTNGAAGVIPAVIRYYLDHCNGADQAGVRTFLLTAAAVGGIIKHNASISGAEVGCQGEVGSAAAMAAAGLTAVLGGTNMQIENAAEIALEHHLGMTCDPIKGLVQVPCIERNALGAVKAVTASSLALRGDGTHFVPLDHCIETMRQTGIDMSEKYKETSTGGLAASVIEC; this is translated from the coding sequence ATGTTTTTGTCGGTGTTCGAATTGTTCAAGATCGGGGTCGGCCCGTCGTCGTCGCACACGGTTGGGCCGATGGTGGCCGCGCAGCGGTTCCTGTCCTCGGTCTCGGCGAATTGCCCGGGAAAGACCGGCCGCGTGCAAATCCGCCTGCATGGCTCGCTAGCCTATACCGGCGAGGGTCATGGCACCGACCGGGCGTTGATTCTCGGCCTTGCCGGCGAAAAACCCGACACCGTCGATCCGGCGCGCATGGACGACATCGTCGCGGCTGTGAAGGGTGACAAGACCATCGACGCGGGCGGTGTGACGCTTGCCTTCGATCCCGATCAGGACATCGTCTTCGACTATGGGCCGCCGCTGCCGGGCCACGCCAACGGCATGGCGTTTTCGCTTGTCGGGGAAGACGGGGCGTCGCTGTACGCCCGTGTCTATTACTCGGTTGGTGGCGGCTTCGTCGTCAGCGGCGAGGAGCTCGACGGGCTCGGCGAGGACCAGTCGCCGGTAACGCACGAGACCTCGGTGCCGTATCCGTTCGCCAGCGCGCGCGAGATGCTCGACATGGGCGCGCGTTCCGGGCACTCGATTGCCGACATGAAGATGGCCAACGAAAGCGCGCGGCGCCCGGAAGAGGATATCATCGATGGCCTCGACCGTATCTGGGCGACGATGAGCGGCTGTATCGAGCGCGGGCTGGCCCGCACCGGCGTTCTGCCCGGCGGTCTCAACGTGCGGCGGCGGGCTCGCGAGATCCACGCCCAGCTTCTCGGTGAGGCCTATGCCAACGATCGCTTCGCGCACACGGTGATGGACTGGCTCGGCGTCTACGCGATGGCGGTCAACGAGGAAAACGCCGCGGGCGGTCAGGTGGTGACGGCGCCGACCAATGGCGCGGCGGGCGTGATCCCTGCCGTCATCCGCTACTATCTCGATCACTGCAACGGCGCCGATCAGGCGGGGGTGCGGACCTTCCTGCTGACAGCCGCCGCCGTTGGCGGCATCATCAAGCACAACGCCTCGATATCCGGCGCCGAGGTCGGCTGTCAGGGCGAAGTGGGGTCGGCGGCGGCGATGGCGGCGGCCGGGCTGACGGCGGTGCTCGGCGGCACCAACATGCAGATCGAGAATGCGGCCGAGATCGCGCTCGAACATCACCTCGGCATGACCTGCGATCCGATCAAGGGGCTGGTCCAGGTGCCATGCATCGAGCGCAATGCGCTCGGCGCGGTCAAGGCGGTGACGGCGTCGTCGCTGGCGCTGCGCGGCGATGGCACGCACTTCGTGCCGCTCGACCACTGCATCGAGACGATGCGGCAGACCGGCATCGATATGAGCGAGAAGTACAAGGAGACCTCGACCGGCGGGCTGGCGGCGAGCGTCATCGAGTGCTGA